The sequence below is a genomic window from Clostridia bacterium.
ATCACGTATAGCGTGGTTAAACTTGCGACTATAAAGCTGTTCATCATTGACCTGATTAAACCGTTTTGCAAGACATTTATATAATTCTCCAATGTCGGATTTGCTGATATTATTCTGAAAGCCCCATCCCCGAATATCTCCTGTGTTGGTTTGAAAGAGGCTGCGAGAACCCAAATAAATGGAAAAACAATTACAACCAAATATAATGAAACAAATATGAACACCGGGGAAATAGTCTTGCTTGATTTCTTATCCATCTCAATACCTCCTAATCCCTTTCCATCACATTTGCACCGAGTATTTTTATATAGAAGGCCGCAATTAATGCAACACACAAAACCATGAGTATGACGACAATTGATCCATAACCAAAATTAGACTGCTCAAACATCGTCTTAAAAGCATAGATGGACATGGTTTCTGTTGAACCGCCCGGGCCACCGCTTGTAAGAACATAGATAAGGTCGAACACTCTGAAGGCATCCAGTGTCCTCATTAGCAGGGCAACCAGTATTGTAGGCTTCAGAAGAGGAAGGGTAATTTTGAAGAAGGTATTGAATACACCGGATCCGTCAACCTTAGCGCTTTCATATACAGCTCCCGGAATAGTCTGAAAACCCGCCAGTATAAGAAGTGCCATATATGGGGTGGTCTTCCATACATCTGCAGAGATTGCAGATGCCATTGCTCCGCCGCCGGACAACAGTAAATCCTTCGAGTCCCTGACTAAATGAAGGCTCTGCAGCATATAAGCCACTATACCGCTGCTCCCGTCGTACAAATAACTCCATATAAGGGCAGCCACAGTAGTCGGTATTGCCCACGGTATCAAGGAAACGGCACGAATAAGTCCTTGACCCCTCATCGCTCTATTCATGATGATGGCAAGCCCCAGTCCTAGGACAAGCTCAATTGCAACAGATATAACCGTGAATACCGTCGTATTCTTCAATGCAATCTGGATTCTTTCATCCTTAAGCGCATTATAATAGCCCTGCAGCCCGATAAAATTCGAACGCACATAACTCTTGCTCATATCTTCCATAATCATTTGAAGATTCTCCCTGTCAGGAAAATCAAAGTTCTGAACAAAATAATCGGCTTCAGTTATTAATTTATCATAATTACTCCTGATCTGCTTTTTAAGCTCTCCACTCAATTCGATGAAACCCGATTTATCGGCAAGAAGCTGCTTAAATTCATTGACATCAATGATAACTTCATCCACTTTCCCTTGAGCATCCTCCGGGAAGCTTTCACGATTCATATCAATAAACATGCTGACATAATCCAGATTTTCATTAAACAAGTCGACATTAAATTTCTCCCGCGTTGAAAGCTGGGATTTCTGCTGATCACTTAACTGATAATCGAAAAAAGAATAATTGATAATTTTGAAAATAGGCCATAATGAGAATATTGCTATAAGAATAATTGCTGGCAGAATAAAGAGCGCTTCCTTAAACCCCATCCTTTTCATCCGACCACTCCCCCGAAAAAGATTTATCAAAGAAATTGGGCTCCAGTATTACTTGAGCCCAATTTCTTTATCGTTCTAATATATATGTTCTGTGTACTACTTTAATGCATTCTGTACTGCCTTAACAGTTGTATTCAGATCCTGTCCTCCGGATAGATATTTATGTACATTTACCTGGATTGCATCAGATGTCTTTGAGTACTGAGCCGAAACAGGTCTCGAAATTGTTGTTTTAACTGCGTTTTTGAAGCCTTCAATCTTCAGCATAGGATTTACATCAAGTACTCTCGAGTCATTCAATAATACGTTATAGCCAGGCAAATAGCCGCCCTTTCTGGACATAATCATCTGACCGGTCCAGCCTGCTGCATATTTCATGAATTCAAATGCGCCTGCAGCATTCTTGGAGTTCTTGTTGATACCAAGCACCCATCCGCCGACTGTGCTTCCCTTTGGAAGAGGAGCGATACCAACCTGTGCCGGTTTAACGGATTCAGTCAACATAGAGTACATGTACGGCCAGTTTCTTGCAAATACGGATTTGCCGTTTATAAATGAGTTATGTGTTTCTGCTTCATTGTAGTTCAGTATGTTCTTTGGTGCAATACCGGAAGTTGAAAAGAACTTCATAGTTTCAAGTCCACCCCTGATATCGGTGAAACCGCCTGTGAACTCAGCAACATTGCAGGTAAGACCTTCATACTGTCTTGCCTGATAAACAATGCCGTCCGTTGTTCCACCCTTGCCCTTATACTTCTTAGCCATAGCAGCCAAGTCTTTGTGGGTATATTTTCCTGAAACAAGCTTAGCAGCATCTTCCTTGCTGACGATGTCGGAACGGAAATAAAGCATCCCTAAATCTGGGAAAAATGGAAGTGTGTACTGTTTGCCCATGTAGGTTCCGGCTGCCATTGAGCCTGAATTAAATTGAGTTTTCTTTAAGCTGGCAGCATACATATCCTTATCGAGGGGATTCAGGTAGCCAGCTGCTGCAAATTCACCAGCCCAAACAACGTCCATTGCGATAACATCATACTCGCTGGATTTTGCCGATAAGGAAGTCATTAATTGAGTTTTCATTTGCGTAGAATCGTTGGTCATCTGTACCCATTCTACTTTGTATTTGCTCTGGGTTCTGTTGAATTCATCGATAAGAACCTGTGTAGCCGGTGTATTGTCTGTCTGGACTGCCCACTTGATAACAATCTTTTCATCCGCAGCACTAACGCCGATACCGCTGAAAGACATGAAAATCATAAGACCTGCTACTAATAACGCGATTTTCCTTTTCATTTATTTCCCTCCTAAAAAGTTTTCCTAAATACATATTAAAACAAGCAGGATATTAAATATACCAAAATATTAACATTTATGTTAAAATATTAATATCGTCAATATTCAGAATATGACAAATTAAATTCATTATTCAAAGCACTGGAGGTTTATTATGGGGGAGCTTAAAAGTACAAAAGAGAAACTCAGGACCTTCCACCAGGCAACCCTTGTGCCTGTTAGTCTGCTTGAAAACAACAAAAGCATATATTCTTTACCTGAGAAAATCAACTATATAAACAATATAATAAAAGATGCATACCAAATTGAAGATATGCTCACCGTACCTGACACTTCCAATTATGATAGAATCAAGTCCTATTATTATAAAAACATTTATGACGAGTGCTTCATTATTTTGCATATAAAAGAAAGCTATCAGGTAATTGCCGGTCCCATCATAAATGAAAAAGTTCATGAGGGTATAATTAATAATATAATAAGGCTCAATAAATTGCCAATAAAAATCAAGAATAAGCTTGTAAATTACTTCGAGAGTCTACTGATAATAGATACAAACAGGTGTTATTACTGTGGAAAGCTGTTGGAATATTTGTTCGGTGGTATGCTTGAAGGAGACCCGAGGGCTGAATATCCCAAGGAGCGCATATTTATTTCAGATGAGTATTTCACCGAAATGATTAAAAACAGAGAAACACTATTCCATCACCCCCCGCACTTCCTGGAGCAGGAATTACTGCTAAAAATTAAATCCGGCAATTTAAATGATTCCATGACAGTTCTTAGTGAAATAAACTCCCTAAAACGGACAAGATTATCAAAGGATGCCCTACGATCAGTAAAAAACTCACTGATTTGTTCTGTTACCTTATTCACCAGAGCAGCAATAGAAGGTGGGGTAATGCCTGAAGCAGCTTTTACACTGAGTGACTCCATAATACTCGCCATTGAAGAAATGAACAGCCTGCCGGAATTGATGGAATATGAGTACACCGCTGCTGAACAATATGTGCAAATAGTCCAGGATTTATCCAAAAGCAAGTACTCTAACATAATACAGCAGGCCATCTCCTATATATATAAGAATCTCACAAATAAACTTACTCTACAGCAAATAGCTGATGCAATTTATGTACATCCCAATTATCTATCAACTCTATTCAAGAGAGAAGTTGGGGTTAACCTACTTGATTATATTATTAAGACGAGAGTCGATGAGTCAAAATACTATATAAGATATACAAATACCAAGATCTCAGATATTGCAGTATTTTATCAATTCTGCAATCAAAGCTACTTTACACAGGTTTTTAAAAAATTTGTCGGCCGTACGCCCAATGATTATAGAGTAAAGTACAATCAGCAAAATGAATAATAATACATAACGCATATGCGCTTATGTTACCTTAATGTAAAATCACAAAACTTAAATTATTTCCTTATAAAATTTCTGCGATATTTTTAGAAGTATTCATAATTGAAAATACTATGAAATTATTCTATAATCTTCCTAATAGTTGCAATATGCGCTCTTTAGGAGGTTATATGAGTTTAATAAAAGGCTGTATATTTGATCTGGATGGGGTAATTGTTGATACCGCCAAATACCACTATCTTGCATGGAAAAGACTTTCTGATGAACTTGGCTTTGAATTCTCCCAAAAAGATAACGAAAGACTCAAAGGAGTCAGTAGAATGGCATGTATGGAAATACTTATTGAAATAGGGGGTCTGTCACTTTCCGAAGCGGAAAAGCATTCATATGCAGACAAAAAAAATGGATGGTACGTAGAATACATTTCCGATATAGGTGAAGAGGAAGTACTTCCAGGCGCAAGGGATTTCATTACGAGACTTAAAGCTGCCGGCATAAAAATCGCTCTAGGCTCTGCCAGCAAGAATGCCGGGATTATACTGAAGAGCCTGAAGCTCACAGAATACTTTGATGCTATCATAGACGGCAATAAGGTATCCAAGGCAAAGCCCGACCCTGAGGTATTCCTGCTTGGGGCACAGGAGCTTGGACTGCCTCCTGAAAACTGTGTTGTCTTCGAGGATGCAAAAGCAGGGGTTGAAGCCGCTAGAAGAGCAGGTATGAAGTGCATAGGGATTGGCACAAGTCCTGAGCTCTCAGACGCCGATATAATGATTCCCGGATTTGAAAATGTTGATTTGAATATATTAAATTTATAACAGCAAAAAGTGTCTCCCTCAAAACCGAGGAAGACACTTTTTTATTAAGGATTAAAATATAAGATACATTACTATACCAGCTGCTATTAGAGCATATCCAAACAGTTCAGTTAGAATATAGTTAAAGGATATAAGCCTTTTGTTATCAACATATATGTGCCTGCATTGGAAATATGGTCTATGTCCTCTTTTATACCAACCTACGACCTTTACATCCTTTTCCTTCAACTCTTCCACTCTAGCAAGGCTGAATATTATTTCAAAAATCCTGTGAGGCTGCCTATAGTCAATAAGCATTATAGCAGTACCATCATCAATAACAAGGTCTTCACTGAAGAAATATCCTGGTATACCCCGCCCAATTACCTTACCCTCTATAACTGCAGGTATCCCTTTCACCGGTGATGCATCTTCATTAGAAAGCAGCTCCTTCAGCTTATACTCCTGATAATCCTTGCCATAAGAGTAATAAAACTTTATTAGCAACGCTGCACCTAACAATATCATATATAAAGGTTCCTGCTTTGCTACACTTATGATTGTGGAGTAAAATCCATCTTCAATTATTCTGATCCTGTTGGTGAAATAGATAATTGCGCCAGAAATCCAAGGAAGCAGTCCGATTGCTGCCTCCAGCAGAAACTTCAGTACATCTGATGCGGTTACTGCATATTCACCGGAAGACTTACCCTCCAGGGCCAGTATTCTCTTGGCTGTAAGCGGATGGGTTGAGTTCAGCTCATACCATCTGCCCCAGATATTCTTCATATCCCATCCAATAAGCTTCTCTTCCAGGTTATTTGAAGTCAAATTTTTATACTGGGTTAATACGAAGCCCTCGTTCTGGATATGGTTTGCGATCCCGATTGTCGCAACCTTTCTGCCTTTTTTCTCCTCCATTGAAGTATATCCGTATGCGATCTTAATCAGGGCATTCTTCAAAGGCTCGCCATTATTCAGAATATCCTTGGAGAAACTATCCGCATAATACTCTCTTATTCTGGAAAAGGACAGTGCGAAGAATTGGCTGAATATATAAGCAGCATATGCGCCTATTCCAACCCAGTATGCCGGCTTTGATTTATCACTTCTATGGGTCCATGTGTAAACCTGATACATGATCATTGGTATCAGCGAAACCATCATCATTACAATAAAGTCATTGTGCTTTATATGTCCCAGTTCATGAGCTATTACCGCCTCAAGTTCTTCCTGAGATAACTTCTCAATCAAGCCCTGAGTAAGTATGAGCTTTGCATACCCACTGAAATAACCATAGGTAAACGCATTTGGATTGCCGTCCTTAATTATGCCTATTTGTGGTTTTCTTATATTGATGTTTTTACAGGTATCTTCTATAAACTGCCAGGTTTCATCCGTAAGTCCGTAATATCCATCCATAAATTCAATTTTATACAGAATAGGTATAATCAGAGGACTTAACAGATACTGCAGCAACACAACAATCACAGCAGCTGAAAGCGCGTAGCTTAAAGGCATGTCAAAGTACCACAACAGGCCTGTAACCACCGCAAACAGAAATCCAAACATCAAAGTAAGTGTTATTACCGCTTTTTTCATTAAAGAACCGTAATTATAATCCATCACTTGACCTCCTGTCAAATATAGCTTCAACAACTCACACCTATTATATTATACTATATTTTACAGTATTTGTAACTTCCTACTTCTGCCCATATTTCTCCAAGGTGCTTTTTCTTAATGATTTGCATTCTTCTTCCGGAATCAACTTCATCACACCTATTTGCCTTGCATAAAAAGCGATTTTAGCTCCTTCTTCAACTACAACTGAGTTTGCAAAAGCTGTTTCTATATCTTGGCCTACTGCAAGCACTCCATGGTTTGCAAGGAGAATTGCATGGCGATCCTTAAGTCGTATGGCAGCCGTTTCAGCAAGCTCAAGAGAACCCATAGGCTTATATACCGCACACTCTACCGGTCCTCCGATAAGTGCTGCAAGCTCTGCAACAACTACAGGTATGCTCTCATTACAAGCAGCCCATGCAGTAGCAAATACCGAATGTGTATGGGATACTCCGAACACATCGCTTCTTCTCCTGTATACAGCACAATGCAAAGGAGTTTCAATAGATGGTTTCCTCTCACCTTCTGTCACATTGCCGTCTACGTCCATTACGACTATATCTGAAGGTGTCAGTTTATCATATTCCATTCCGCTCGGTGTGATGCACATATATCCTGTCTCTCTATCCCTTGCACTGAAATTGCCCATAGTAAGGGGAATAAGTTTTTCTTTTTGCGCTTTTAATGCAATATCTATTACCCTTTGTCTAAGCTCTTTAAGTAACATCAGTAAAACCTCCCCAGTCCTATTTTCATTCTATTTTTTAAACATCCTGTTATACAGCCAGTGTCTCTTAATATCCACAGCCTTCTTAGGACATAGCTCATGACAGCAGAAGCATCTGATACATTTGCTCAAATCAGGAACAGGCTTGCCGCTGCTCATATCAATTATTCCGGGAGGGCAGCTTCTTTTGCAGTCTCCACAAGATACGCAAAGGTCATAATTAAATTCTGGTTTTGGCCTTAAATTGTTCAGCAGGAATTTTTCAAACACTTTAGGGACTCTGCCGCCTACGAAGTTTACATTTACTGAGCTAGGAAGTTTAAATGGAGCAAGCTTTATTTCGTCGAGCTGTACACCTTTTATCTGAACATCACCCAATTCACCGCTGAACAGGTTCCTCTGCCTTGCCGCCCTTATTGTGGGCACAATCATAGGCTCCATTCCGATTATGCTTGAAGCCACCGTGTCAAGAGCATAAGGACTATCTGAAGCCAGGATAAGCCCCACATGTCTTTTCTCCCCGGCAGAAGGTCCATCTCCTTCCATTCCGTCAACACCGTCAATAATCGAAAAAACCGGCTTCACTGCTTCGCAGATATCCACCAGATGATCAGCAAAGTTATCTACACTATTTAGTCTTAAATGGTAGTCCGCTTTTACAAGTCCTGGTATTACACCAAAAAGATTCTTCACTGCACCGGTATACGTCATCATTCCATGAGTTTTCAGCTTTGCGGCAGATACTACAAAATCAACCTCCCTGGCTATTTTTATAATCTGCATGCTCTTAAGCCGTTTAGCATCAGGGTTGGATATCTCAAGTACCTCAGTATTAAAGTTAAGCTCGCAGCCTGTTCGCAGAGCAACCTCAAACATACCGGCTGCCTTATAAACAGATTTCAAATTCCACTCAGTGAAGGGTCCCCCGGGGCTGTCACCGATAATAACCTTGCAGCCAAGCTCCTGTAGATATCTCACTATGGCTTCCACTACCATAGGATGAGTAGTGACCGCATCGTCAGGACTTTTCCTCATAAGGAGATTTGTCTTTACCAGCACTCTGGAGCCTTTTGTTATCTTAAGTCTTATTGCATCAATACCTTCAAGGACTTCATAAACTACTTTTTTTACATTTTCAAATTCATAGTTCCCGCATCTTACGATGTTTACTGTATTCATCTCTACACCTCTAATATAAGAATCATTTCCCATAACATCCCATAATATTATACCCACAATTATATCATAAATTTTAGTTAATGAATAAAGGAACCGAATGTCCGGTTCCTTTACATAAACTTTTCTTTTTTTATAAAACCTCTTAACCTGAGCAAATCCTGCAAATATACATCCTTCAATGACCTGTTGTAAATAATACTGGCTGGGTGATACAAGGGAAACAGCACAAACTCCGCACCTGCAAATCTTACGCTGATTTCTGCGCCATGCATCATACCAATTGTGGCCTTATCATCCTTTAGTATACACCGGAGTGCAATATTCCCAAGGCTTACAACTAGTCTTGGCTTGATTGCAGACAGCTCATGCTCTATGAAATCTGTGGATATCCTTACTTCTTCCTTAGTCGGAGGCCTGTTGGACTCCCGTCCCGTCTCCGAATTTATCCTAAAAGGCCTGAACTTTACAACGTTAGTTATATATAAATCCTCGCGTAGAATGCCAAGTGTGTTTATGAACTCCTCCAGATTCTTCCCCGCCTGCCCCACAAAAGGCTTGCCCTGCTCAATCTCAGTCTTGCCGGGAGCTTCGCCTACCAGTACGATTTTCGAATCCACATTGCCATTGCCAAATACCAGAGGTACTTCACCCCTAAAATATTCATGCAATTTACCCTGGTACAATTGATTTATGCCATCAAGCTCCTGCCTTTTCAAATGTCATCCCTGCTTTCCGCGGTTTTGAAGTTTATTTTGAAAAAATTAATGGACACGCCAATAAGTACAAGCAGCATTCCTATCACAGTTTTTAGGTTCAGATTTTCGCCCAGAAAAGCCACTGCAAGCATCGATGCTATTACCGGTTTTAAAAAGAATACCATGGCCCCCTTGCTTGCTGTCAAAATTCTCAATGCTTCCATATAGGTTATATAAGCTACTCCGGAAAGAAACACTCCTGCGTAGAGTATTTTTAAAAAAGCTCCTTGCGGAATATAAAACAAAGGAATTCCGTTCATCAGCAGTATAGGCACATATAACAAGCTACCAAAAATAGAGGAGAGACAAATCATAGTAATGCTGCTTATCCCTTCTGACTTTAGTTTCCCTAATACAGTATAAAGCCCAAAGGTAAGTGATGCTATGATCCCAAGAGTTAGGCTTATGGCAGTATCGCCCCCTACATTTCCTTTATAGATAATTAGGATGATCCCCACCATACCCAGAAGTATGCATGCTATCCTCTCAAAAGTTACCTTCTCTTTCAGCAAAAATGATGAAAATAGTAGAACAAATATTGGGTTTGAGCTTATCAGTATGGCTGCTGTCGAAGCCTTTCCCATGCTGATGGCCAGTTGCAGGCTTCCCATGCTTATAAGTATATTTAGTATTCCCAAACCTAAAAAAAATAATAAATCCTTGGCCTGCATCTTTTCTTTTCTTTTGATTACCATGGGCAGCAACACTATGCCCCCTATAAGAAATCTCAAAAATGTCAGCTGCAGTGGATTTACTATACCTTTTAGTGTGCTGGTGACCACCTCTAATGTGCTAAAAAGTAATACTGTTATTCCCAGTAATACATAACCCTTATACTTCATTTTTATCCCCCAAAGCAGAATTTAAGTGCTTATTAACACAACATATTTATAAATAATTCAAAGTGTTAATAACGCACTTCCTTAATGTATGCCCTGCTGCTAGAACCGGATTCTGTTACAGGGCATTATATCACTAATATACTTATGCATTTTTCTGAAGCTTTTGCAATAAAATCTTCTATTATTTGAGGGCTTAAATATTTATATTCCCTATCCAGATGCAAAGGCTCCCCACAATAAAAATCCACTATGCGGTTTTTACATGAATATATGTAGTCTGAATCAAATTCAAAAAAGAAATTTACTATCCCGTCAAAACTTTTTAGCTGTTCCACAAGTTTTGAGCCATTCTCCCTGAGATACTCAAAATCAAGTGAATGCATTTCTTCCCTTAT
It includes:
- a CDS encoding uracil-DNA glycosylase, with the translated sequence MKRQELDGINQLYQGKLHEYFRGEVPLVFGNGNVDSKIVLVGEAPGKTEIEQGKPFVGQAGKNLEEFINTLGILREDLYITNVVKFRPFRINSETGRESNRPPTKEEVRISTDFIEHELSAIKPRLVVSLGNIALRCILKDDKATIGMMHGAEISVRFAGAEFVLFPLYHPASIIYNRSLKDVYLQDLLRLRGFIKKEKFM
- a CDS encoding zinc metalloprotease HtpX; this translates as MDYNYGSLMKKAVITLTLMFGFLFAVVTGLLWYFDMPLSYALSAAVIVVLLQYLLSPLIIPILYKIEFMDGYYGLTDETWQFIEDTCKNINIRKPQIGIIKDGNPNAFTYGYFSGYAKLILTQGLIEKLSQEELEAVIAHELGHIKHNDFIVMMMVSLIPMIMYQVYTWTHRSDKSKPAYWVGIGAYAAYIFSQFFALSFSRIREYYADSFSKDILNNGEPLKNALIKIAYGYTSMEEKKGRKVATIGIANHIQNEGFVLTQYKNLTSNNLEEKLIGWDMKNIWGRWYELNSTHPLTAKRILALEGKSSGEYAVTASDVLKFLLEAAIGLLPWISGAIIYFTNRIRIIEDGFYSTIISVAKQEPLYMILLGAALLIKFYYSYGKDYQEYKLKELLSNEDASPVKGIPAVIEGKVIGRGIPGYFFSEDLVIDDGTAIMLIDYRQPHRIFEIIFSLARVEELKEKDVKVVGWYKRGHRPYFQCRHIYVDNKRLISFNYILTELFGYALIAAGIVMYLIF
- the pgmB gene encoding beta-phosphoglucomutase — protein: MSLIKGCIFDLDGVIVDTAKYHYLAWKRLSDELGFEFSQKDNERLKGVSRMACMEILIEIGGLSLSEAEKHSYADKKNGWYVEYISDIGEEEVLPGARDFITRLKAAGIKIALGSASKNAGIILKSLKLTEYFDAIIDGNKVSKAKPDPEVFLLGAQELGLPPENCVVFEDAKAGVEAARRAGMKCIGIGTSPELSDADIMIPGFENVDLNILNL
- a CDS encoding extracellular solute-binding protein, with protein sequence MKRKIALLVAGLMIFMSFSGIGVSAADEKIVIKWAVQTDNTPATQVLIDEFNRTQSKYKVEWVQMTNDSTQMKTQLMTSLSAKSSEYDVIAMDVVWAGEFAAAGYLNPLDKDMYAASLKKTQFNSGSMAAGTYMGKQYTLPFFPDLGMLYFRSDIVSKEDAAKLVSGKYTHKDLAAMAKKYKGKGGTTDGIVYQARQYEGLTCNVAEFTGGFTDIRGGLETMKFFSTSGIAPKNILNYNEAETHNSFINGKSVFARNWPYMYSMLTESVKPAQVGIAPLPKGSTVGGWVLGINKNSKNAAGAFEFMKYAAGWTGQMIMSRKGGYLPGYNVLLNDSRVLDVNPMLKIEGFKNAVKTTISRPVSAQYSKTSDAIQVNVHKYLSGGQDLNTTVKAVQNALK
- a CDS encoding AraC family transcriptional regulator, translated to MGELKSTKEKLRTFHQATLVPVSLLENNKSIYSLPEKINYINNIIKDAYQIEDMLTVPDTSNYDRIKSYYYKNIYDECFIILHIKESYQVIAGPIINEKVHEGIINNIIRLNKLPIKIKNKLVNYFESLLIIDTNRCYYCGKLLEYLFGGMLEGDPRAEYPKERIFISDEYFTEMIKNRETLFHHPPHFLEQELLLKIKSGNLNDSMTVLSEINSLKRTRLSKDALRSVKNSLICSVTLFTRAAIEGGVMPEAAFTLSDSIILAIEEMNSLPELMEYEYTAAEQYVQIVQDLSKSKYSNIIQQAISYIYKNLTNKLTLQQIADAIYVHPNYLSTLFKREVGVNLLDYIIKTRVDESKYYIRYTNTKISDIAVFYQFCNQSYFTQVFKKFVGRTPNDYRVKYNQQNE
- a CDS encoding class II aldolase/adducin family protein, with amino-acid sequence MLLKELRQRVIDIALKAQKEKLIPLTMGNFSARDRETGYMCITPSGMEYDKLTPSDIVVMDVDGNVTEGERKPSIETPLHCAVYRRRSDVFGVSHTHSVFATAWAACNESIPVVVAELAALIGGPVECAVYKPMGSLELAETAAIRLKDRHAILLANHGVLAVGQDIETAFANSVVVEEGAKIAFYARQIGVMKLIPEEECKSLRKSTLEKYGQK
- a CDS encoding sugar ABC transporter permease, which gives rise to MKRMGFKEALFILPAIILIAIFSLWPIFKIINYSFFDYQLSDQQKSQLSTREKFNVDLFNENLDYVSMFIDMNRESFPEDAQGKVDEVIIDVNEFKQLLADKSGFIELSGELKKQIRSNYDKLITEADYFVQNFDFPDRENLQMIMEDMSKSYVRSNFIGLQGYYNALKDERIQIALKNTTVFTVISVAIELVLGLGLAIIMNRAMRGQGLIRAVSLIPWAIPTTVAALIWSYLYDGSSGIVAYMLQSLHLVRDSKDLLLSGGGAMASAISADVWKTTPYMALLILAGFQTIPGAVYESAKVDGSGVFNTFFKITLPLLKPTILVALLMRTLDAFRVFDLIYVLTSGGPGGSTETMSIYAFKTMFEQSNFGYGSIVVILMVLCVALIAAFYIKILGANVMERD
- a CDS encoding DUF362 domain-containing protein, with product MNTVNIVRCGNYEFENVKKVVYEVLEGIDAIRLKITKGSRVLVKTNLLMRKSPDDAVTTHPMVVEAIVRYLQELGCKVIIGDSPGGPFTEWNLKSVYKAAGMFEVALRTGCELNFNTEVLEISNPDAKRLKSMQIIKIAREVDFVVSAAKLKTHGMMTYTGAVKNLFGVIPGLVKADYHLRLNSVDNFADHLVDICEAVKPVFSIIDGVDGMEGDGPSAGEKRHVGLILASDSPYALDTVASSIIGMEPMIVPTIRAARQRNLFSGELGDVQIKGVQLDEIKLAPFKLPSSVNVNFVGGRVPKVFEKFLLNNLRPKPEFNYDLCVSCGDCKRSCPPGIIDMSSGKPVPDLSKCIRCFCCHELCPKKAVDIKRHWLYNRMFKK
- a CDS encoding DMT family transporter translates to MKYKGYVLLGITVLLFSTLEVVTSTLKGIVNPLQLTFLRFLIGGIVLLPMVIKRKEKMQAKDLLFFLGLGILNILISMGSLQLAISMGKASTAAILISSNPIFVLLFSSFLLKEKVTFERIACILLGMVGIILIIYKGNVGGDTAISLTLGIIASLTFGLYTVLGKLKSEGISSITMICLSSIFGSLLYVPILLMNGIPLFYIPQGAFLKILYAGVFLSGVAYITYMEALRILTASKGAMVFFLKPVIASMLAVAFLGENLNLKTVIGMLLVLIGVSINFFKINFKTAESRDDI